From a region of the Castor canadensis chromosome 7, mCasCan1.hap1v2, whole genome shotgun sequence genome:
- the Fut11 gene encoding GDP-fucose protein O-fucosyltransferase 4 isoform X2, translating into MRGVSLWRRTTSVATHGGAGSCAVRVVPGARVDMAAGCAGAVLAALGVLSVCAASSSGPEVQREAGGEAEWAEPWDGAVFRPPSALGAVGAVRGPGTPRPGREETVDLPVLLWWSPGLFPHFPGDSERIECARGACVASRDLRVRSDPLTRALLFYGTDFRASAAPLPRLEHQSWALLHEESPLNNFLLSHGPGIRLFNLTATFSRHSDYPLTLQWLPGIAYLRRPAPPLRERAEWRRRGYAPLLYLQSHCDVPADRDRYVRELMRYIPVDSYGKCLQNRELPTARLQDTATATTEDPELLAFLSRYKFHLALENAICNDYMTEKLWRPMHLGAVPVYRGSPSVRDWMPNTHSIILIDDFESPQKLAEFIDFLDKNDEEYMKFLEYKQLGGITNQFLLDRLKHREWGVNDPLLPNYLNGFECFVCDHELARLDAENAHAASPGDIPVPEPHIAQPSHMNCPVPTPGFGNVEEIPDNDRKEQDLQKYI; encoded by the exons ATGCGCGGCGTGTCCCTGTGGCGTAGGACCACGTCCGTCGCAACTCACGGCGGGGCGGGGTCTTGTGCTGTCCGAGTGGTCCCCGGTGCCAGAGTGGACATGGCGGCCGGCTGTGCCGGGGCTGTGTTGGCCGCCCTGGGGGTGCTCAGTGTCTGTGCAGCCAGCAGCTCTGGGCCCGAGGTGCAGAGGGAAGCCGGCGGGGAGGCGGAGTGGGCGGAACCGTGGGATGGCGCGGTTTTCCGGCCGCCCTCGGCTCTGGGCGCTGTGGGGGCGGTGCGCGGTCCTGGGACTCCGAGGCCGGGGAGGGAGGAGACGGTGGACTTGCCCGTGTTGCTGTGGTGGAGCCCAGGGCTGTTTCCTCACTTCCCAGGCGACTCGGAGCGCATCGAATGTGCGCGCGGCGCATGCGTGGCGTCCCGCGACCTACGGGTACGGAGTGACCCGCTGACGCGTGCGCTGCTCTTCTACGGCACCGACTTCCGTGCCTCTGCCGCGCCGCTGCCGCGCCTGGAGCACCAGAGCTGGGCTCTCCTACACGAGGAGTCGCCTCTCAACAACTTCTTGTTGAGCCACGGTCCGGGCATCCGCCTGTTCAATCTCACCGCCACCTTTAGCCGTCACTCGGACTATCCGCTGACGCTGCAGTGGCTGCCCGGCATCGCCTATCTGCGCCGCCCGGCGCCTCCGCTCCGGGAGCGTGCGGAGTGGCGCCGCCGCGGCTACGCGCCGCTGCTGTACCTGCAGTCCCACTGCGACGTGCCTGCAGACCGGGACCGCTACGTGCGTGAGCTCATGCGCTACATCCCG GTGGACTCGTACGGGAAGTGTCTGCAGAATCGGGAGCTGCCCACCGCGCGGTTGCAGGACACAGCCACGGCCACCACCGAGGATCCGGAGCTTTTAGCCTTCTTGTCCCGCTATAAGTTCCATTTGGCCCTCGAAAACGCCATCTGCAATGACTACATGACAGAAAAACTGTGGCGCCCCATGCACCTGGGTGCTGTGCCCGTCTACCGCGGCTCTCCCTCTGTGAGGGACTGGATGCCGAACACCCACTCCATCATCCTGATTGACGATTTTGAGTCCCCTCAGAAGCTGGCagagtttattgattttctggaCAAGAATGACGAGGAGTATATGAAATTTCTGGAGTACAAGCAACTTGGGGGCATCACCAACCAGTTCCTTCTGGATAGGCTGAAACACCGGGAGTGGGGGGTGAATGATCCTCTGCTGCCCAACTACCTCAACGGCTTTGAGTGTTTTGTCTGTGACCACGAACTGGCTCGGCTGGACGCCGAGAACGCCCATGCAGCCTCTCCTGGGGACATCCCTGTGCCTGAGCCTCATATTGCTCAGCCTTCACACATGAACTGTCCAGTGCCCACACCTGGCTTTGGCAATGTGGAAGAGATTCCTGACAATGACAG AAAAGAACAAGACCTTCAGAAATacatctga
- the Fut11 gene encoding GDP-fucose protein O-fucosyltransferase 4 isoform X1, translating into MRGVSLWRRTTSVATHGGAGSCAVRVVPGARVDMAAGCAGAVLAALGVLSVCAASSSGPEVQREAGGEAEWAEPWDGAVFRPPSALGAVGAVRGPGTPRPGREETVDLPVLLWWSPGLFPHFPGDSERIECARGACVASRDLRVRSDPLTRALLFYGTDFRASAAPLPRLEHQSWALLHEESPLNNFLLSHGPGIRLFNLTATFSRHSDYPLTLQWLPGIAYLRRPAPPLRERAEWRRRGYAPLLYLQSHCDVPADRDRYVRELMRYIPVDSYGKCLQNRELPTARLQDTATATTEDPELLAFLSRYKFHLALENAICNDYMTEKLWRPMHLGAVPVYRGSPSVRDWMPNTHSIILIDDFESPQKLAEFIDFLDKNDEEYMKFLEYKQLGGITNQFLLDRLKHREWGVNDPLLPNYLNGFECFVCDHELARLDAENAHAASPGDIPVPEPHIAQPSHMNCPVPTPGFGNVEEIPDNDSWKEMWLQDYWQGLDQGEALTAMIHNNETQQRKFWDYLHEIFMKRNKNI; encoded by the exons ATGCGCGGCGTGTCCCTGTGGCGTAGGACCACGTCCGTCGCAACTCACGGCGGGGCGGGGTCTTGTGCTGTCCGAGTGGTCCCCGGTGCCAGAGTGGACATGGCGGCCGGCTGTGCCGGGGCTGTGTTGGCCGCCCTGGGGGTGCTCAGTGTCTGTGCAGCCAGCAGCTCTGGGCCCGAGGTGCAGAGGGAAGCCGGCGGGGAGGCGGAGTGGGCGGAACCGTGGGATGGCGCGGTTTTCCGGCCGCCCTCGGCTCTGGGCGCTGTGGGGGCGGTGCGCGGTCCTGGGACTCCGAGGCCGGGGAGGGAGGAGACGGTGGACTTGCCCGTGTTGCTGTGGTGGAGCCCAGGGCTGTTTCCTCACTTCCCAGGCGACTCGGAGCGCATCGAATGTGCGCGCGGCGCATGCGTGGCGTCCCGCGACCTACGGGTACGGAGTGACCCGCTGACGCGTGCGCTGCTCTTCTACGGCACCGACTTCCGTGCCTCTGCCGCGCCGCTGCCGCGCCTGGAGCACCAGAGCTGGGCTCTCCTACACGAGGAGTCGCCTCTCAACAACTTCTTGTTGAGCCACGGTCCGGGCATCCGCCTGTTCAATCTCACCGCCACCTTTAGCCGTCACTCGGACTATCCGCTGACGCTGCAGTGGCTGCCCGGCATCGCCTATCTGCGCCGCCCGGCGCCTCCGCTCCGGGAGCGTGCGGAGTGGCGCCGCCGCGGCTACGCGCCGCTGCTGTACCTGCAGTCCCACTGCGACGTGCCTGCAGACCGGGACCGCTACGTGCGTGAGCTCATGCGCTACATCCCG GTGGACTCGTACGGGAAGTGTCTGCAGAATCGGGAGCTGCCCACCGCGCGGTTGCAGGACACAGCCACGGCCACCACCGAGGATCCGGAGCTTTTAGCCTTCTTGTCCCGCTATAAGTTCCATTTGGCCCTCGAAAACGCCATCTGCAATGACTACATGACAGAAAAACTGTGGCGCCCCATGCACCTGGGTGCTGTGCCCGTCTACCGCGGCTCTCCCTCTGTGAGGGACTGGATGCCGAACACCCACTCCATCATCCTGATTGACGATTTTGAGTCCCCTCAGAAGCTGGCagagtttattgattttctggaCAAGAATGACGAGGAGTATATGAAATTTCTGGAGTACAAGCAACTTGGGGGCATCACCAACCAGTTCCTTCTGGATAGGCTGAAACACCGGGAGTGGGGGGTGAATGATCCTCTGCTGCCCAACTACCTCAACGGCTTTGAGTGTTTTGTCTGTGACCACGAACTGGCTCGGCTGGACGCCGAGAACGCCCATGCAGCCTCTCCTGGGGACATCCCTGTGCCTGAGCCTCATATTGCTCAGCCTTCACACATGAACTGTCCAGTGCCCACACCTGGCTTTGGCAATGTGGAAGAGATTCCTGACAATGACAG cTGGAAAGAGATGTGGCTACAAGATTATTGGCAAGGTCTGGACCAGGGAGAAGCTCTCACTGCCATGATCCACAACAATGAGACACAGCAGAGGAAATTTTGGGATTACTTGCATGAGATCTtcatgaaaaggaataaaaatatctaa